Proteins encoded within one genomic window of Thiothrix litoralis:
- the rpsS gene encoding 30S ribosomal protein S19, whose product MPRSLKKGPFVDHHLMKKIETAKAANDRRPIKTWSRRSMILPEFIGLTVAVHNGKQHVPVLVNENMVGHKLGEFALTRSYRGHVADKKSK is encoded by the coding sequence GTGCCACGTTCACTCAAAAAAGGTCCTTTCGTTGACCACCATCTGATGAAAAAGATCGAAACTGCTAAAGCAGCTAATGATCGTCGTCCAATCAAAACATGGTCGCGCCGCTCCATGATCCTGCCCGAGTTTATCGGTCTGACAGTGGCGGTGCATAACGGCAAGCAGCATGTTCCGGTGCTGGTTAATGAAAATATGGTAGGCCATAAGTTGGGTGAGTTTGCACTGACCCGTTCTTACCGTGGTCACGTTGCCGACAAGAAGTCGAAGTAA
- the rplV gene encoding 50S ribosomal protein L22 — MEVAAHLRFARISPQKCRLVADQIRGLPVDKALNILAFSPKKGAGMLKKVLESAIANAEHNDGADVDELCIKRVFVDQGPTMKRIMPRAKGRANRILKRTSHITVAVGEK; from the coding sequence ATGGAAGTTGCAGCACATTTGCGTTTTGCGCGTATTTCTCCTCAGAAATGCCGATTGGTCGCTGATCAGATTCGTGGACTGCCGGTAGACAAGGCACTGAATATTCTGGCATTTAGCCCGAAAAAAGGTGCTGGGATGCTGAAGAAAGTTCTGGAGTCCGCGATTGCTAACGCTGAACACAATGATGGCGCGGATGTTGACGAGTTGTGCATTAAGCGCGTATTCGTTGATCAGGGTCCAACCATGAAGCGTATCATGCCGCGTGCTAAAGGTCGGGCTAACCGAATCCTGAAGCGCACCAGTCACATTACCGTCGCTGTAGGCGAGAAGTAA
- the rpsC gene encoding 30S ribosomal protein S3 → MGQKVHPTGIRLGIATDWRSKWYAEGKDYADFLFKDLEVRAFLKKKLKEASVSRIQIERPAKSAFITIHTARPGVVIGKKGEDIEKLRAETAQKLGLHVNNVKLNIEEIRKPELDSQLVAESIASQLERRIMFRRAAKRAVANAMRLGALGIKVCVAGRLNGAEIARTEFFREGRVPLHTLRADIDYATAEALTTYGIIGVKVWIYKGEVFDLEQKQQSSQSQNQGQGRKKK, encoded by the coding sequence ATGGGTCAGAAAGTACATCCAACCGGTATCCGTCTTGGTATCGCTACTGATTGGCGTTCCAAGTGGTACGCTGAAGGCAAGGACTATGCCGATTTCCTGTTCAAGGATTTGGAAGTTCGTGCATTCTTGAAAAAGAAGCTGAAAGAAGCCTCTGTTAGTCGCATTCAGATTGAGCGTCCTGCAAAGTCCGCTTTTATCACCATTCATACTGCCCGTCCAGGTGTGGTGATTGGTAAGAAAGGCGAGGATATTGAGAAGCTGCGTGCAGAAACAGCTCAAAAGCTGGGTTTGCATGTGAATAACGTGAAGCTGAATATCGAAGAAATTCGTAAGCCTGAATTGGATTCCCAGTTGGTTGCTGAAAGTATTGCTAGTCAGCTTGAGCGCCGCATCATGTTCCGTCGTGCTGCCAAACGGGCAGTTGCGAACGCGATGCGCTTAGGTGCATTGGGTATTAAGGTCTGCGTAGCAGGTCGTTTGAATGGTGCGGAAATTGCGCGGACGGAATTCTTCCGTGAAGGTCGCGTACCACTCCATACGCTGCGTGCTGATATTGACTATGCAACTGCGGAAGCCCTGACCACCTATGGTATCATCGGTGTGAAGGTTTGGATCTACAAGGGCGAAGTCTTCGACCTGGAACAGAAACAGCAGTCTAGCCAAAGCCAGAACCAAGGCCAAGGCAGAAAGAAGAAGTGA
- the rplP gene encoding 50S ribosomal protein L16 — protein sequence MLQPKRTKFRKQMKGRNRGLALAGSKVSFGDFGLKTVERGRLTARQIESARRAINRYVRRGGKIWIRVFPDKPISKKPLEVRQGKGKGNVEYWVALVQPGKVLYEIEGVAEEIAREAFRLASAKLPVKTTFVSRQVM from the coding sequence ATGTTACAACCCAAGAGAACCAAATTCCGCAAACAAATGAAAGGCCGCAACCGTGGTCTGGCATTGGCGGGCAGCAAAGTCAGCTTCGGTGACTTCGGGCTGAAAACGGTAGAGCGTGGTCGTTTGACTGCACGTCAGATTGAATCTGCACGTCGTGCAATCAACCGTTATGTGCGCCGTGGCGGTAAAATCTGGATTCGCGTGTTCCCGGACAAGCCAATCAGCAAAAAGCCGTTGGAAGTTCGTCAAGGTAAAGGTAAAGGGAACGTTGAATACTGGGTGGCACTGGTTCAGCCTGGCAAGGTTCTCTATGAAATTGAAGGTGTGGCAGAAGAGATTGCACGTGAGGCATTCCGTCTTGCATCTGCAAAACTGCCAGTTAAGACTACATTTGTTTCTCGTCAGGTGATGTGA
- the rpmC gene encoding 50S ribosomal protein L29: MNAAELKQKSATELKSELMENLKEQFKLRMQKAAGQLSRPSEVKRVRRQIARIKTVLAQKQVAGE; encoded by the coding sequence ATGAACGCAGCAGAACTTAAGCAAAAATCAGCTACCGAGCTTAAATCCGAGCTGATGGAAAACCTGAAAGAGCAGTTCAAGCTGCGTATGCAAAAAGCCGCTGGCCAGTTATCACGTCCTTCCGAAGTGAAGCGTGTGCGTCGTCAGATTGCCCGTATCAAGACAGTGCTTGCACAAAAGCAAGTGGCAGGTGAATAA
- the rpsQ gene encoding 30S ribosomal protein S17 — protein MSEETKVERSLMGRVVSDKMDKSIVVLMERQVKHPMYGKFIKRSKKYHVHDENNECREGDTVTFKECRPLSKTKHWTLIKVVERAPGQA, from the coding sequence ATGAGCGAAGAAACAAAAGTTGAACGCAGCCTAATGGGGCGTGTAGTCAGTGATAAAATGGATAAGTCAATCGTGGTGCTGATGGAACGTCAGGTTAAGCATCCGATGTATGGTAAGTTTATCAAGCGTTCTAAAAAATACCATGTTCACGATGAAAACAATGAGTGTCGTGAAGGTGATACCGTAACGTTCAAGGAATGCCGTCCTTTGTCCAAGACAAAGCACTGGACCTTGATCAAAGTTGTTGAACGCGCCCCAGGCCAAGCATAA
- the rplN gene encoding 50S ribosomal protein L14, which produces MIQMQSILLVADNSGAKRVMCIKVLGGSHRRYAGIGDIIKVSIKDAIPRGKVKKGDVYNAVIVRTAHGVRRNDGSKIRFDNNAAVLLNSKLDPIGTRIFGPVTRELRGEKFMKIISLAPEVL; this is translated from the coding sequence ATGATCCAGATGCAATCCATTCTGCTAGTTGCAGATAATAGTGGTGCCAAACGAGTTATGTGCATCAAAGTTCTGGGCGGTTCTCATCGTCGTTATGCAGGCATTGGTGATATCATCAAGGTCAGCATCAAAGATGCGATCCCGCGCGGCAAAGTTAAAAAAGGTGACGTTTACAATGCTGTAATCGTCCGTACTGCTCACGGCGTACGTCGTAACGATGGTTCCAAGATCCGTTTCGACAATAACGCTGCTGTTCTGCTGAATAGTAAGTTAGATCCGATCGGTACACGTATTTTTGGGCCTGTCACTCGCGAATTGCGTGGTGAGAAGTTCATGAAGATTATTTCTCTAGCACCTGAAGTGCTGTAA
- the rplX gene encoding 50S ribosomal protein L24, with product MRKIRSNDEVVVITGKDKGRRGKVMQVLVEEGKVLVQGINRVKKHVKPNPNAGVQGGIIEKEMPLDNSNVMLVNPATGKGDRVGFKLLDDGKKIRVFKSNGERVDA from the coding sequence ATGCGTAAAATTCGCAGTAATGACGAAGTGGTTGTCATCACCGGCAAGGATAAAGGCCGTCGCGGCAAAGTCATGCAGGTGTTGGTAGAAGAAGGTAAAGTTTTGGTTCAAGGTATTAATCGTGTCAAAAAACACGTTAAGCCTAACCCCAATGCTGGTGTTCAAGGTGGCATTATTGAAAAAGAAATGCCGCTGGATAACTCCAATGTAATGCTGGTCAATCCTGCTACAGGCAAGGGTGACCGTGTTGGATTCAAGCTCCTGGACGATGGTAAGAAAATCCGTGTCTTTAAGTCCAATGGTGAGCGCGTAGACGCTTAA
- the rplE gene encoding 50S ribosomal protein L5, whose protein sequence is MSRLQQYYRDTVIKELMDKFGYSNVMEVPKLVKVSLNMGLGEAVGDKKIIEHATGDMAKVAGQKPVVTLSRKSVAGFKIRDGWPIGCMVTLRGEKMYEFIDRLVNISIPRIRDFRGLNTRSFDGRGNYNMGIKEQIIFPEIEYDKIDALRGMNITIATTAKNNDEGKALLEAFKFPFRQQ, encoded by the coding sequence ATGTCGAGACTGCAACAGTATTACCGCGATACTGTCATCAAGGAATTGATGGACAAGTTCGGGTACAGTAATGTGATGGAAGTGCCAAAGCTGGTGAAAGTCAGCCTGAACATGGGTTTAGGTGAGGCTGTCGGTGACAAGAAGATTATTGAACATGCAACGGGTGATATGGCGAAAGTCGCAGGTCAAAAGCCTGTGGTTACGTTGAGCCGTAAGTCGGTCGCAGGTTTCAAAATTCGTGACGGTTGGCCAATCGGTTGTATGGTGACGCTTCGTGGCGAAAAAATGTATGAGTTTATTGACCGTTTGGTGAATATTTCCATCCCTCGTATCCGTGACTTCCGTGGTCTTAATACACGCTCATTTGATGGTCGTGGTAACTACAACATGGGCATCAAGGAACAGATCATCTTTCCTGAAATCGAATACGATAAGATTGATGCACTGCGTGGTATGAATATTACGATTGCCACTACCGCCAAAAATAACGATGAAGGGAAAGCATTGCTCGAAGCATTCAAATTCCCTTTTAGACAGCAGTAA
- the rpsN gene encoding 30S ribosomal protein S14, producing the protein MAKKSMIARETRRTAAVAKFAAKRDELKAIISSPDSSFEAVMEANEKLQKLPRDSSPVRQMTRCRLTGRPHAVYRKFGLCRNKLREAAMRGDVPGLTKASW; encoded by the coding sequence ATGGCAAAGAAATCCATGATCGCCCGTGAAACACGTCGTACTGCTGCTGTTGCCAAATTCGCAGCTAAGCGTGATGAATTGAAAGCTATTATTAGCAGTCCTGACAGTTCTTTTGAAGCTGTCATGGAAGCCAATGAAAAGCTGCAAAAGTTACCACGTGACAGCAGTCCGGTTCGCCAAATGACCCGTTGCCGTCTGACAGGCCGCCCACACGCTGTTTACCGCAAGTTCGGCTTATGCCGTAACAAATTGCGCGAAGCAGCCATGCGTGGCGATGTTCCTGGTTTGACCAAAGCAAGTTGGTAA
- the rpsH gene encoding 30S ribosomal protein S8, with protein sequence MSMSDPIADMLTRIRNGQMATKASVKFPSSKQKTAILEVLQSEGYVAEFATDAVEGKPVTTVKLKYFQGKPVITKVKRISRPGLRIFRGADELPTVMGGYGISIVSTSKGVMSGRVAKASGQGGEVICTVE encoded by the coding sequence ATGAGTATGAGTGATCCTATCGCCGATATGCTGACCCGCATTCGTAACGGTCAAATGGCAACAAAGGCGAGCGTTAAATTTCCGTCTTCTAAACAGAAAACGGCGATTCTTGAAGTATTACAGAGCGAAGGTTATGTCGCTGAGTTTGCAACCGACGCAGTCGAAGGCAAGCCTGTTACAACCGTTAAGCTGAAATATTTTCAAGGCAAGCCAGTTATCACCAAGGTGAAACGTATTAGCCGTCCCGGTTTGCGTATTTTCCGTGGTGCAGATGAGCTGCCAACTGTCATGGGTGGTTACGGTATTTCTATCGTTTCCACATCCAAAGGCGTCATGAGTGGTCGCGTAGCCAAGGCTTCTGGTCAGGGCGGCGAAGTCATTTGCACAGTTGAATAA
- the rplF gene encoding 50S ribosomal protein L6: MSRIAKKALTVPKGVEVSISGQSLKVKGSKGSFDFAVHDAVEVSQEDNVLKFKSKRDGDTAGWALAGTTRALANNMVIGVSQGFEKKLQLVGVGYRAQAQGNKLNLSLGFSHPVVHDMPEGVTVETPSQTEILIRGSDKQKVGQVAAEVRAYRPPEPYKGKGVKYSDEVILRKETKKKK, translated from the coding sequence ATGTCTAGAATTGCAAAGAAAGCGCTGACTGTGCCAAAAGGCGTAGAAGTCAGCATTAGCGGCCAAAGCCTGAAAGTCAAAGGAAGCAAGGGCTCTTTTGATTTCGCAGTGCATGATGCTGTAGAAGTTTCACAAGAAGACAATGTACTGAAGTTCAAATCCAAGCGTGACGGCGATACTGCTGGTTGGGCATTGGCAGGTACTACACGTGCATTGGCAAACAACATGGTTATTGGCGTTAGCCAAGGCTTTGAGAAAAAATTGCAATTGGTTGGGGTTGGTTATCGTGCCCAAGCCCAAGGCAATAAATTGAATCTCAGCTTGGGTTTTTCCCACCCTGTTGTACACGATATGCCTGAAGGCGTTACGGTCGAAACCCCTAGTCAGACAGAAATTCTGATCCGTGGTAGCGATAAGCAGAAAGTTGGTCAAGTTGCAGCAGAAGTTCGTGCATACCGTCCACCAGAGCCTTATAAAGGTAAGGGTGTGAAGTATTCAGACGAAGTTATTCTGCGCAAAGAGACCAAGAAGAAGAAGTAA
- the rplR gene encoding 50S ribosomal protein L18, with protein MDKKTSRIRRGKRSRMKMRELRVNRLSIHRTSLHIYAQVVTSDGSQVLASASTLDKDLKAGLDYTGNVAAAIAVGKLVAERALAKGIDAVAFDRSGFKYHGRIKALADSAREAGLKF; from the coding sequence ATGGACAAGAAAACATCCCGCATCCGTCGTGGTAAGCGTAGCCGCATGAAAATGCGTGAGTTGCGTGTTAACCGTCTGAGTATTCACCGTACTTCTCTGCATATCTATGCACAAGTGGTGACTTCTGATGGTTCTCAAGTACTGGCTTCAGCTTCCACGCTGGATAAAGACCTGAAAGCAGGTCTTGATTACACCGGCAACGTAGCTGCTGCTATCGCCGTAGGTAAGTTGGTTGCCGAGCGTGCATTGGCAAAAGGTATTGACGCGGTTGCTTTTGATCGCTCTGGTTTTAAATATCATGGTCGCATCAAGGCGCTGGCAGATAGCGCTCGTGAAGCCGGTCTGAAATTCTAA
- the rpsE gene encoding 30S ribosomal protein S5 yields the protein MAKAEHTSTPSDGLQEKLVKVNRVAKTVKGGRIMSFTALTVVGDGNGRVGFGYGKAREVPAAIQKAMDQARRNMVTVSLVDGTLQYPIKYEQGAARIYMQPASEGTGVIAGGAMRAVLEVAGVRNVLSKCQGTRNAGNVVRTTIAALGSMQSPEMIAAKRGKAITDIKG from the coding sequence ATGGCGAAGGCAGAACATACATCAACACCCTCCGACGGTTTGCAAGAAAAGTTGGTTAAAGTTAACCGCGTTGCGAAGACAGTTAAGGGTGGTCGTATCATGAGTTTCACTGCGTTGACCGTAGTGGGTGATGGTAATGGTCGAGTTGGTTTTGGTTACGGTAAAGCACGTGAAGTGCCTGCTGCTATCCAGAAGGCAATGGATCAGGCTCGTCGCAACATGGTGACAGTTTCTTTGGTAGATGGTACGTTACAGTATCCTATCAAATATGAACAAGGTGCAGCACGTATCTACATGCAGCCCGCTTCCGAAGGTACAGGCGTTATCGCTGGTGGTGCGATGCGTGCGGTTTTGGAGGTTGCGGGAGTGCGTAATGTACTTTCCAAATGCCAAGGAACACGTAATGCTGGTAATGTGGTGCGTACCACTATCGCTGCACTGGGTTCAATGCAATCACCTGAGATGATTGCTGCGAAACGTGGCAAAGCTATTACGGACATTAAGGGGTAA
- the rpmD gene encoding 50S ribosomal protein L30: MTTAKQLKVTLYRSLNGRLKAHQQCARGLGIRKIHNSVTVIDTPENRGMINKISYMLKVEEA; this comes from the coding sequence ATGACTACCGCGAAACAACTCAAAGTGACGTTATACCGCAGTCTGAATGGTCGCTTGAAAGCGCATCAGCAGTGTGCGCGTGGTCTTGGTATTCGTAAGATTCACAATTCTGTTACTGTGATTGATACCCCTGAAAACCGTGGCATGATCAACAAGATTTCCTACATGCTCAAGGTTGAGGAAGCTTAA
- the rplO gene encoding 50S ribosomal protein L15: MKLNTLQPELGSRPERTRVGRGIGSGLGKTAGRGHKGQKSRKGGFHHRKGFEGGQMPMHRRLPKFGFTSRIGQRTAEVRLNELALVEGDVIDLAGLIAANVVDARTLQAKIILSGEVAKAVTVKGVGVTKGARAAIEAAGGKIEE; encoded by the coding sequence ATGAAATTAAATACGCTACAACCTGAATTAGGTAGCCGCCCTGAGCGCACCCGTGTAGGCCGTGGTATCGGTTCTGGTTTGGGTAAAACCGCTGGTCGTGGTCATAAAGGTCAAAAGTCCCGTAAAGGTGGTTTCCATCACCGTAAAGGCTTTGAGGGTGGTCAGATGCCTATGCATCGTCGTCTGCCTAAGTTTGGCTTTACTTCACGTATTGGTCAGCGCACCGCTGAAGTTCGTTTGAACGAGCTGGCTCTGGTTGAAGGTGATGTGATTGATCTGGCAGGGCTGATAGCGGCTAATGTGGTTGATGCTCGTACTTTGCAAGCCAAAATTATTCTCTCTGGTGAAGTAGCGAAAGCTGTCACTGTGAAGGGTGTTGGGGTTACCAAAGGCGCACGTGCAGCAATCGAAGCCGCAGGCGGCAAAATCGAAGAATAA
- the secY gene encoding preprotein translocase subunit SecY, with the protein MRKNPTGSLGGFGNMVEIRQRLVFVLLALIVYRIGTYIPVPGVNPAAMAQFFDQNNGTILGVFNMFSGGALQRLSVFALGIMPYISASIIMQLMATVVPALEQIKKEGESGRRKITQYTRYGTVVLALFQSFGVAIALGGTDVGNGQTIALNPGLGFTITTVVTLVTGTLFLMWLGEQITERGIGNGISLIIFAGIVAGLPAAIGGTLELVNTGELHSLFVIGLLLLVLAVTALVIFVERGQRRITVNYANRQQGRKMMMGQSSHLPLKLNMAGVIPPIFASSIILFPATLGQWLGNTSGMGWLKGFFDMLKPGEPVYVLLYATAIVFFCFFYTALVFNSRETADNLKKAGAFVPGIRPGEQTSKYIDGVMTRLTAVGAIYITLVCLLPEFLILVWKVPFYFGGTSLLIIVVVVMDFLSQLQAHMMSHQYEGLMKKANFKAQTRPGTVR; encoded by the coding sequence ATGCGCAAGAACCCTACAGGTTCCCTAGGGGGCTTTGGAAACATGGTCGAAATTCGCCAGCGGTTGGTCTTTGTCCTGCTGGCGTTGATCGTTTACCGTATCGGTACCTATATTCCTGTTCCTGGTGTAAACCCTGCGGCCATGGCGCAATTTTTTGATCAGAATAACGGTACTATCCTCGGTGTTTTTAATATGTTTTCAGGCGGTGCATTGCAGCGTTTGAGCGTATTTGCATTAGGGATTATGCCGTATATCTCGGCTTCCATCATTATGCAGTTGATGGCAACGGTTGTTCCGGCATTGGAGCAGATCAAGAAAGAAGGTGAGTCAGGGCGTCGTAAGATTACGCAGTACACACGTTACGGTACTGTTGTATTGGCTCTGTTCCAAAGTTTTGGTGTAGCAATTGCTTTGGGTGGTACTGATGTTGGCAATGGTCAGACAATTGCGCTGAATCCGGGGCTAGGCTTCACTATTACTACGGTTGTTACCTTGGTGACAGGTACACTTTTTCTGATGTGGTTGGGGGAGCAGATTACCGAGCGTGGTATTGGTAATGGTATTTCCCTGATCATCTTCGCGGGTATTGTGGCGGGCTTGCCTGCTGCTATCGGCGGAACATTGGAATTGGTAAATACCGGCGAGTTGCACTCCCTGTTTGTTATTGGTTTGTTGTTATTGGTATTGGCTGTTACCGCATTGGTCATTTTTGTTGAACGTGGTCAGCGCCGAATTACGGTTAATTATGCCAACCGTCAGCAAGGCCGCAAGATGATGATGGGACAGTCCAGTCATTTGCCATTGAAGTTGAATATGGCAGGGGTTATCCCACCTATTTTTGCTTCCAGTATTATTTTGTTCCCGGCAACGCTGGGGCAGTGGTTGGGAAACACCTCTGGTATGGGTTGGTTGAAAGGTTTCTTCGATATGTTGAAGCCCGGTGAGCCTGTTTATGTGTTACTCTACGCCACTGCAATTGTATTCTTTTGTTTCTTCTATACTGCGTTGGTTTTTAACTCGCGTGAGACAGCAGATAACTTGAAGAAAGCAGGTGCTTTTGTTCCTGGTATTAGACCCGGTGAGCAAACATCTAAATATATTGATGGTGTCATGACCCGTTTGACAGCGGTTGGTGCCATCTACATTACATTGGTCTGTCTGCTGCCTGAATTTTTGATTCTGGTCTGGAAAGTGCCCTTCTACTTTGGGGGTACTTCGCTGCTGATCATCGTGGTTGTTGTCATGGACTTCCTGTCACAATTGCAGGCACATATGATGTCACACCAATACGAAGGTCTGATGAAAAAGGCCAATTTCAAAGCGCAGACACGCCCCGGCACTGTGCGCTGA
- the rpmJ gene encoding 50S ribosomal protein L36 gives MKVRASVKKLCRNCRVVRRNGVVRVICSSDPRHKQRQG, from the coding sequence ATGAAGGTTCGAGCTTCAGTTAAAAAATTGTGCCGTAACTGCCGGGTCGTCCGCAGAAACGGTGTGGTTCGTGTTATCTGTTCTTCTGACCCGCGCCACAAGCAGCGTCAAGGTTGA
- the rpsM gene encoding 30S ribosomal protein S13 has translation MARIAGINLPVNKHVVIGLTAIYGVGRPRAADICKDADVVPSTKIRDLSEEQVERLRLEVGKLMVEGDLRREVSMAIKRLMDMGCYRGIRHRRGLPMRGQRTKTNARTRKGPRRPIRK, from the coding sequence ATGGCTCGTATTGCGGGTATCAATCTTCCTGTCAATAAGCACGTAGTGATCGGTCTTACCGCCATTTATGGCGTTGGTCGTCCACGTGCTGCTGACATTTGTAAGGATGCGGATGTTGTGCCAAGCACTAAAATCCGTGATCTGAGTGAAGAACAAGTTGAACGCCTTCGTCTTGAAGTAGGCAAACTCATGGTTGAGGGCGATTTGCGTCGTGAAGTCTCCATGGCCATCAAACGTTTGATGGATATGGGGTGCTATCGTGGCATTCGCCATAGACGCGGCCTGCCTATGCGCGGTCAGCGTACCAAGACCAATGCACGCACCCGTAAGGGTCCGCGTCGTCCTATTCGCAAATAA
- the rpsK gene encoding 30S ribosomal protein S11, which produces MARQPRKGATVNLRKKVKKTVTDGVAHVHASFNNTIVTITDRQGNALAWATSGGSGFRGSRKSTPFAAQVAAERAGNAAKDYGLKNLDVEVKGPGPGRESAVRALNSVGFRINSIVDVTPIPHNGCRPPKKRRV; this is translated from the coding sequence ATGGCAAGACAGCCTAGAAAAGGTGCAACTGTTAACCTTCGTAAGAAGGTCAAGAAAACTGTCACTGACGGTGTTGCACACGTCCATGCATCATTCAACAACACAATTGTGACTATCACTGACCGCCAAGGCAATGCGCTGGCTTGGGCTACCTCTGGTGGTTCTGGTTTCCGTGGTTCACGTAAAAGTACCCCGTTCGCTGCACAGGTTGCTGCTGAGCGTGCTGGTAATGCAGCGAAAGATTATGGCCTAAAAAACCTTGACGTTGAAGTTAAAGGTCCTGGTCCTGGTCGTGAGTCCGCTGTACGTGCCCTGAACAGCGTTGGCTTCAGGATTAATAGCATTGTGGATGTAACGCCGATTCCCCACAACGGTTGCCGTCCACCTAAGAAACGTCGTGTGTAG
- the rpsD gene encoding 30S ribosomal protein S4 has protein sequence MARYIGPTCKLSRREGTDLFLKSRSVSLEKKCKLDKVPGQHGENKARLSDYGVQLREKQKVRRIYGVLERQFSNYFKEAARRKGSTGENLLKLLECRLDNVVYRMGYGSTRAESRQLVSHKAITVNGQSVNIPSYQVKSGDVVAVREKSKKQTRIQDSVAVADQLGLPSWVEVDVKGLSGTFKSVPDRSDLPAEINESLIVELYSK, from the coding sequence ATGGCACGTTATATTGGCCCTACCTGCAAACTAAGCAGACGCGAAGGTACTGACCTTTTTCTGAAAAGTCGCAGTGTATCCCTCGAAAAGAAATGTAAACTGGATAAAGTTCCCGGTCAGCATGGCGAAAACAAAGCTCGCTTATCTGATTACGGTGTTCAGTTGCGTGAAAAGCAGAAAGTTCGCCGTATCTATGGTGTGCTGGAACGTCAATTCAGTAATTATTTTAAGGAAGCGGCACGTCGTAAAGGTTCTACAGGCGAAAACCTGTTGAAACTTCTGGAATGTCGTCTGGATAACGTCGTTTATCGTATGGGTTATGGTTCTACCCGTGCTGAATCCCGCCAGCTGGTTAGCCACAAAGCTATTACAGTTAATGGGCAGTCGGTAAATATCCCGTCTTATCAGGTTAAATCTGGTGACGTCGTAGCCGTTCGTGAAAAGTCTAAAAAGCAAACACGTATACAGGATTCTGTTGCTGTTGCTGACCAACTTGGCCTCCCGTCATGGGTGGAAGTTGATGTAAAGGGACTGTCAGGTACTTTTAAATCAGTACCGGATCGTAGCGATCTGCCAGCCGAAATTAATGAATCATTGATCGTGGAATTGTACTCCAAGTAA